The sequence gagaaaataaataacgTAAACCTACCAAGGTGCTCctctttcttcttatttcttctttttcatgtttcaaaacaataaCTAGAATCTTCATAAACTTGGCTTAAGTTGACATTTAGGTCCTTGTATATATACACCTTGTATCTTGTTCCAGCCTACAAAGTACTTCTGATTCTTATTCAGACATACAGCAGAATTGCCAccaaaatttcattaaaatcgGCACTACCAGCTCGTTCtctttcttgttattttttctttgttcatGTTTCAAACAAATCACTCGGACCTTCATAAACTTGGCTTAAGTTGACTTTTAGGTCCTTGTATATATACACTTTGTATCTTGTTCCAGCCTACAAAGTACTTCTGATTCTTATTCAGACATACAGCAGAATTGCCACCAAAATTTCATTGAAATCGGCACTACCAGCTtgttcaattaattttatttgtctgatgatattttctaaaattttaggATCAGCTTCTTAGGTTAATTTAATTGTCcggtattatttttaattttatggtaCAACAAGAAAGGATTCCCCTCTATATACATAATTTTGAACATCCCCGATATCTAATTCAAGATTCCAAATACAAACTATACAACCCTTTTGAAATTGCAAAGGAAATGACAATCAAAATGTATTCATGATACCCTATAGCTAATCATCAATAACATATTGGTCATAATCATTGGTTATGCATGAAATCAGTCAACATCATGTTGTACCTAGAGTTAATAATCGCTCTTATATGATGTAATGCTAGAACCAACACTAACTTGCAGTACCAAATTCAGAaacaagaattttaaatatattttttcgaCATAATTACTTACCAAGAGATACTCCTCATCTCCATTCCAAACAACCATTTTTGGcagttttgttttcttattgcCACCAAATGTATCAGCAAAGCCTTCCCATTGTTTGACACCAACATAACCGAATACTAAGTCACGATTTGCAGATGCAGCAGCTTTCAGTAACTTAATcaatttttgtgatttttcaTCAGATTCATCCTCCATGATGGTCAACACAATTTTTCTCTCATCATCTTTCAATATCTTCAGTGTATCGTGGTTCATGGGCACAGCCGGAGGaagaaaattttgttttatgaaGTCCTCCAAGAATTTCTCTGTATATTAAATGGAAACATTAGAATTGTGCAAGCTTATGCAGCCAACAAAATAAAgcatataattaaagaaaacagatCATGTATAACTAGAGGACTACAGAAACATCTATactaaaacatataaaatgaCGATGCAAAGATAACATGaacctaaaagaaaaattgacaTGCTTATCAACTCCAATTCCAATCTTGAAATGACTGTCGAGTCGATTGCAATGTTTATGctcaatcaaattaattagattaattcaAGGAACAAGATAACATTCCAAGCTTGTCCTTTGGGTATTAAGAGGATCGGTTAAATAGTCGAGACAAAGGAACAAGCTCAGCCTGAGATTGCCAAAGTTCTCCATGCCCATATTTAATCTCAGCAAAAAGAGCTGCTGAAGCTTAACTGCACTTTAACTCGGCTGGTTTTGTTCTAAATATAGAGGAGAACcgtcattttatttttctcaatttctgAGGTGACTCGTACAAGAAACATCATAGACTTCGAgatgttataaaatttatgatggTTTATGCatgaaaatattgaaaaagaaagaaaatgaattaatcGAGAGGAGAATTATTAACATCTTAGCAAGTTTAATTGCATCCGTTTCAggtaaaaagtaaatttaatgTATTGCTTATGCAGGTTAAGAAAGCTAATCTAGTCCTGCTTCCTGATAGATATTTAAAGCTGACTCAATTCAACCATCTAAGATTGAGTAACACAATTTAGTTTGATGCACCATGTGGTGGGATTTAACATTAGTAACAGATGGAAGTTAAATAAGATTAGCCTATTATAGCACAAATGCAAAACCAGAAAAATCATATCCAGCAGCTGAAACTACCAATAACTTTTAAACAAGGAAACAACTTGCTTTGGTACTTGATTAAGTGATTACCCAACTTCCAGACAGGATTTATTTGTGAACTGGAGGTAAAGGTTAAGCCAGGATTCATAACTTCTACGAATTTCTAACCTCATGTCCTATTTAGAACTTTCTCTTGATTTCTCAGATTAACTAACACCAAAACACTATTTATTTGCTGAGATCAGTATTTTACAGTTTGGTTTCTAATCCACAGCGTGTTCCCTCAGTTACTCTATACAAGACCATAAGCAGGCTCTGATCCCCATTTGTGCAGCTTGTATAATGCAAATAGTAAAACAGGCATAATAAGTCGCACTAGATGGAGCAAGCATAACCATACACACAGTATGTAGTCGATCTTCTTCCATCTGATTCTACgtttccctttttttctttttggtaattcTCCCTCTTCTAATCCTATATTCCATTCTTCTACAAGTGGAACCTATATAACAatcaaatattgaaaaatgtaGTGAACAATGGCAAGAAGAAGACATGAGAAAACCAAATGCTTATCCGAAGAGTCAATATTCGAAGAAGAAAATTGTGATTATctaacaattaatataaactaaCCTTCAAAGGGTCCATAAAAGATGCTTTGCTCATTATAACTAGGATGAACAGCTACCAAAGCAGGAACCTTATCAAAATCATACTGTACCATGACACCCTCAGAAAAATCATTAGCCACAGAAAACCATGCCTTTTTCTTATACTTCAAACCTAAATTTGAAACCATTGTCTCATTTACACCAAAACCTATAAAAATTGGGAAGCTCATGCCAGCTTCTTGAACAAAGTCAGTTATAGCAACGTCAGAATCAAGCACTGCAACATCAGGAGCAACAAATTTCTTCAAATAACGAACAAGTAAATCAGCTTTTCGTGGTCCATAGTAGTCGACAGGAACACCATGCATAAAAATCTTGAGAGTAGGATATCCACTGGATCAAAGTAAGGCGTATCAGTAACAACAACAGCAGGATCATGGCATTCTAATGTGAACAGGTCTATATACATACTCAATATCAAATTTGGAAGCGAGACGCGTATATTTGTCAGCATTTACTTTTGCTATGACTATAGGTTGTTTCAATTGACTAAGAACAGGGGCAGCAGCATCCAACTGCAACCAAACAATTAGAATTCAGAGAAAccacataaagaaaaatatttaacaatattcactatataattagaaaagcTGGTAAACTCCAATTGGCAATACCCAGAATTCAATTTCTACTCATAACAGAGTAACTACAAACAAGAACAGGCGTGAGTTAAGATCAAGAAAGCATGCCTAAATCTATCTAAATCTGATTTCCATAATCCAAAGAGCGTTTTTGGTTTAAGGTACCTCAGGAGAGAGACGCTTGCAGTGACCGCACCATGGAGCGTAGAAGTCAACGAAGATGAAATCGAAAGAAGAAATGGCTAAATCGAAGTTAGATTCATCGAGTTCCAATACTTTGCCATCTACCTTGAATTTCTCATTTGATTCTTCTGATGACTGTGATACTGATATTAACAGTGACAAGATTGAGATTGTCACAACTAAACTTcgcattttttcttttgcttgctttttttcaaaaatcttTTTCGGTTTTAAATGACGATAAATCTGACGATGGAAtgctgtttttctttcttcttcttaataCTTTAGCGGGTTCTTTGAACAGCTTCCTTTTACCGGATTGTGAAAAGTACTGTGGAACAGTTTGAATTATAGGCCCAACATTATGGCCTTATTGTTTCTATATAAGTTTAAAAacaaatagtttaatttttttacagagaactttagaaaaatatagtaaaattaataaaaactatcattttttattgtgtaaacacatttttttaaaaatatatattttttaaactttttcctAACTTTATGgtgtgattttttttaattttttttaaattgttttaaaaatcaatcgaaattattgaaaaaaattaaactgttttcttatattaatatagtaaatataaaaaaaatatagattaatgatgagaaaaacaaaacatatagcgatttatgataatttttctttttgtttttatgaaTGGCTGAATGAGATGATCTAATATCCTTGCATCTTTTTTATGgagaataaattttctattaaaatttaatcgagttgaattgatgaatagttatatatagttgatttttttaagatgCCTAATTCCATTTCAACGTTATTTCTTGTTAGAAAATAGTTACATGggttataataaaaaaagaattatcgCTATAAGATGAAAGATACTAAAACATTTTACCTCTAATGTCTCCATTTATACagtaaatcaataaattatgaatatgtatttattacttttaaataattaaatataatattaaaatatatatatatatatatatatatatataattaaaatttagctaAAATATTTGTGCCACATCAGCTTTACATAATATCTTTATCTGTTTTCGacaaattatagaaataaatacaaaaagacTTAGCATATACAGTTGTATACCTATTTAGGAATTATAGTTGTAatatttctctatttatttcctgtaattattcatatataattgaCTTACCTTAAATAGGTCTAGGTATCTTGTATAAATACCTTGAGATATATGGAATAAACATAAGAGTGTTTTTCGGTCAATTGTtattttggtatcagagcaaaagaaaaaattttcCGCTGCCTTCTTTTGTTCAAACCCTAGTCGTCATCTAACTGCAATGTCTACTAAAACTAACAACAAAGAGATTCCTGATAGTAAGAAACTCTCGACGGTGACCATTCATGAGACCTCTTCTCCAATCCATATTAAATTGGATAGTTCTAATTATCGTGTTTGGTCAAAGATTTTAGAGATGCATATTGCTGGCAGAAAGAAGAAGGATTATATTACTGGAAGAAAGGTTGCACCTACAGAAGATGATTCGGGTTATGATGAATGGGAAGCTGAAGATGCCCTTGTCAAGTCTTGGCTTATTAATTCCATGACTGATAATCTGATGTCGCACTTTGTTCAGTGTGGGACATCTAAAAAAGTTTGGGATGCGGCTAAGAGGAGCTATCTTGATGTTTCTGACTCTTCCCAAGTATATGAACTAATGAAGAGGTCATTTCAATTGCGTCAGGGTGGTCGACCTCTCCCAGAATATTTCAATGagttaaattcaatttttatggaGCTTGATTATCGTAGGCCCAATGACATGACATATGCTGCTGATATTGAAAAACAAAGGAAGCGTATTGCAGAGGGTCGCATCTATATATTTCTTGCAGGTCTTGATCACAGTTTGGATCAAGTTAGCAGTCGTGTTTTGGCTACCTCCCCTTTACCAAGCTTGGAAGAAGCCTACTTTTTAGTTCGTCGTGAAGTGCAGAGACAAGTCACCATGGGAACAGAAAATCATTCTGAGGCTTCAGCTCTAATGATCCAAAAGAGCACCTCTCAGGTGACTCCTTCTGTTCCTGTGAATTCTACTGCTTCCAATTCTCGCTTCTGCACTCATTGCAATAGTACCAGGCATACAGTAGATGATGGCTAATTGGTGTTGAAGTATCTCGGTCCAAGCAAGGACTTTTTCTCTCCCAACGGAAGTATATTTTAGATCTTTTAGCTGAAACTGGTAATTCTGCCTGTGAACCTGTAAATACTCCTATTGAGGTGAATCATGGTCTATCTATCTATCCTGATCAGGTTCCGACTAATAAGGAGAGATATCAGAGACTAGTGGGAAAGTTGATTTATCTAACTCACACTAGGCCTGATTTATCATATCGATTAGTGTTGTGGGTTTATGCACAATCCAAGTGATCGACACATGAATGCAGTGAATCGTATTTTGGCTTATCTGAAGTCCTCTCCAGGTAAAGGTATTATGTTCTCCAAACATGGGCACTTGGATATTATAGGTTATACAGACTCTGACTTTGCTGGCTCCAAATTGGATAGAAAGTCTACTTCAGGCTATGTGTCATTCGTTGGAGGTAA is a genomic window of Ricinus communis isolate WT05 ecotype wild-type chromosome 2, ASM1957865v1, whole genome shotgun sequence containing:
- the LOC8284793 gene encoding protein disulfide-isomerase 5-2, which codes for MRSLVVTISILSLLISVSQSSEESNEKFKVDGKVLELDESNFDLAISSFDFIFVDFYAPWCGHCKRLSPELDAAAPVLSQLKQPIVIAKVNADKYTRLASKFDIDGYPTLKIFMHGVPVDYYGPRKADLLVRYLKKFVAPDVAVLDSDVAITDFVQEAGMSFPIFIGFGVNETMVSNLGLKYKKKAWFSVANDFSEGVMVQYDFDKVPALVAVHPSYNEQSIFYGPFEEKFLEDFIKQNFLPPAVPMNHDTLKILKDDERKIVLTIMEDESDEKSQKLIKLLKAAASANRDLVFGYVGVKQWEGFADTFGGNKKTKLPKMVVWNGDEEYLLVIGLESLEDEDQGSQISLFLEGYRKGQTIQKQLSGPSFMGYINSLIGIRTVYIIVFMVAMLMLIQTIGKEEPLRVGTRDQVEDVSSSEPESSTAYGPGDKQD